In a genomic window of Pantanalinema sp.:
- a CDS encoding cation:proton antiporter: MLTTALLSVAAQADPSAMGESLVFDIGVSLLVAGLLAALFTRFKIPTIAAFLFAGVFVGPQVTGLVTSKASIETIAHLGLVLLLFLIGLEIDLKKLLSSGKTLIWTGLLQFPLCVAFGFGVTRLLQQTGWAAVQGPFTPLYLGFTVAASSTLLIVKLFQEKYQLDTTVGRLVLGLLIFQDLWAMVVLAVQPNFSQPDLQPVLLTLLGIAILVAIASLLARYVLPTAFHWIARSPELMLVTALGWCFGIGLLGTHLGGILGMVGIHAPIAVSLEMGALIAGATIASFPYSYEVLTKVTAVRDFFVTLFFVGLGMGIPRPDGAEILLLALLMAGLAILSRYVIFFPLLYATGFDRRGSSLTSTRMVPISEFCLVIAYLGLSFGHLPPSTVGAVIFAFVLTALVYPALFQHSDALYLGMAPLLTRLGFKAPANQKDAQAPHEDHELVLLGFHRIASSLFCELEQCNPELLKKTLVVDFNVALHPEIVRRGATAHYGDIANLETLRHAGVDKAGIILCTIPDDILKGTTNLALTKSLRAMCPTATIITNAVQMSEVKPLYEAGADYVFVPRVDSARNLMPALDAAVLGAIAAFKESREFQTGRLEERREVLT, translated from the coding sequence GTGCTCACGACCGCCCTGCTCTCCGTCGCCGCCCAGGCCGATCCCTCGGCGATGGGCGAATCGCTCGTCTTCGACATCGGCGTGTCCCTGCTCGTGGCGGGGCTGCTGGCCGCGCTGTTCACGCGCTTCAAGATCCCGACGATCGCAGCCTTCCTGTTCGCGGGGGTGTTCGTCGGGCCCCAGGTCACCGGGCTGGTCACGAGCAAGGCCAGCATCGAGACGATCGCGCACCTGGGCCTGGTCCTGCTGCTCTTCCTGATCGGCCTCGAGATCGACCTCAAGAAGCTGCTCTCGAGCGGCAAGACCCTCATCTGGACGGGGCTCTTGCAGTTCCCGCTGTGCGTGGCGTTCGGCTTCGGCGTCACACGGCTCCTGCAGCAGACGGGCTGGGCGGCCGTCCAGGGGCCCTTCACGCCCCTCTACCTCGGGTTCACCGTCGCGGCCTCCTCCACTCTGCTCATCGTCAAGCTCTTCCAGGAGAAGTACCAGCTCGACACCACGGTCGGCCGCCTGGTGCTCGGGCTCTTGATCTTCCAGGACCTCTGGGCGATGGTGGTGCTCGCCGTCCAGCCGAACTTTTCGCAGCCCGATCTCCAGCCGGTGCTGCTGACGCTGCTCGGCATCGCGATCCTGGTCGCGATCGCCTCGCTCCTGGCGCGCTACGTGCTGCCCACGGCGTTTCACTGGATCGCGCGATCGCCCGAGCTGATGCTCGTCACGGCGCTGGGCTGGTGCTTCGGGATCGGGCTGCTCGGGACCCACCTGGGCGGCATCCTGGGCATGGTCGGCATCCACGCGCCCATCGCCGTCTCGCTCGAGATGGGCGCCCTCATCGCCGGGGCCACCATCGCCTCGTTCCCGTACAGCTACGAGGTGCTCACCAAGGTCACCGCGGTGCGGGACTTCTTCGTCACGCTCTTCTTCGTCGGTCTGGGCATGGGGATCCCCAGGCCGGACGGGGCCGAGATCCTCTTGCTCGCCCTGCTCATGGCGGGTCTTGCGATCCTCTCGCGCTACGTGATCTTCTTCCCGCTGCTCTACGCCACCGGCTTCGACCGCCGCGGCTCCAGCCTCACCTCGACGCGGATGGTCCCCATCTCCGAGTTCTGCCTGGTGATCGCCTACCTGGGGCTGAGCTTCGGGCACCTACCCCCCTCGACCGTGGGGGCCGTGATCTTCGCCTTCGTCCTCACGGCGCTCGTCTACCCGGCCCTCTTCCAGCACAGCGACGCCCTGTACCTGGGCATGGCGCCCTTGCTCACGCGCCTGGGCTTCAAGGCGCCCGCCAACCAGAAGGACGCTCAGGCCCCGCACGAGGACCACGAGCTGGTCCTGCTCGGCTTCCACCGCATCGCCTCCTCCCTGTTCTGCGAGCTGGAGCAGTGCAATCCCGAGCTGCTGAAGAAGACCCTCGTGGTGGACTTCAACGTGGCCCTGCACCCCGAGATCGTCCGGCGCGGGGCGACGGCCCACTACGGCGACATCGCAAACCTCGAGACGCTCAGGCACGCCGGAGTCGACAAGGCCGGGATCATCCTCTGCACCATCCCGGACGACATCCTCAAGGGCACGACCAACCTGGCGCTCACCAAGAGCCTGCGCGCCATGTGCCCCACGGCCACGATCATCACCAACGCCGTCCAGATGAGCGAGGTGAAGCCCCTCTACGAGGCGGGCGCCGACTACGTGTTCGTCCCGCGGGTGGATTCGGCGCGCAACCTGATGCCTGCCCTGGATGCGGCGGTCCTCGGGGCCATCGCGGCCTTCAAGGAGAGCCGGGAGTTCCAGACGGGCAGGCTCGAGGAGCGACGCGAGGTCCTGACCTAG